TTCCGGCTGCGGTGGCAAAAACTATGGAGGAGGTGTCTGCTATGAAGGTTAGAGTCAAATTTACGAAGACTGGATCCATGAAGTTCATCGGACACCTGGATATCATGCGATATTTTCAAAAGGCAGTGCGAAGGGCAAAGATTGATATCGCATATTCTGAAGGCTATAGTCCACATATGATTATGTCATTTGCAGCACCATTAGGTGTAGGGGTGACCAGTGAGGGAGAATATTTCGATATGGAACTGCGCTCAGCGGAATCCTCAGCAGAAATGGAACGGTGCATGAATGAAGCTATGGTGGAGGGCATGCATATTGTCAGTATCCACCGGATTCCGGAAGAAAAGTCCTCGAATGCCATGGCATTGGTAGCTGCGGCAGATTATTTTGTCACTTTTCGAGAGGGGAAAGAATTTCCCGAAGGCTGGAAGGATCAACTTGATGATTTTCTTGCACAGGAAGAGATTCTTTGTATAAAGCAGACGAAAAAAGGGGAAAAGGAAGTGGATATCCGCCCCTGGATTTATCGGATGGAGATTCGGGGAAATGGTATCTTCATGAAGCTTTCCAGTGGGAGTGTGAAAAATTTGAAACCGGAAATGGTGATGCAGGCACTCTCTTCTTATCTGGGATACCAGCTGGAGGAATATGCACTGATGATTCACAGAATCGAAATATATGCCAATTCAGTTGACGAAACAGAGGATAATCTGGTATCTCTAGAACGTTTAGGTGAAGAGATTGAGTAAAATATTAATTACACAGATGCCTTATAAAAATACAACGCTGCATGTAGCAGCACTTTCAGAGAAGAACAGAATTGTGGATTTATATGTACAAAAACAGGGAGAAGAACCCCTGTTGGGCAATATTTACGTGGGAAAGGTTGAGCGGGTCGCAAAGGATCTTAAAGCCGCGTTCGTTCGGATAAGTAAGGAGAAGGTCTGCTTTCTTCCCCTAAAAGAATGCCGGCATCCGGTTTATAAAATGCCGGGAAGGGAAGGGGAGCCTAAGGGAGGGGACGAACTGCTTGTACAGGTATCCAGGGAAGCACTTAAGGAAAAATTGCCTTCCGTATCGGCTAACCTGAATTTCACAGGAAAATATCTTGTATTAACTACCGGAGAAACCGGTCTGGGGGTTTCTTCGAAGCTGGGTTTTAATGAAAAGCAGCGTTTAAAGGCACTGCTGTCTCCTCTTAAGGAAGAAGCGATTGGTATTATTGTGCGAACAAATGCTGCCAATGCTTCGGATGAGCAGATTGTAGCAGAATATCAGGAACTACGCAAAACATGTGAGAAAGTTCTGGAATACGGAATCTCCCGTACCTGTTTTTCCTGTGTCAAAAAGGCTTTACCTCAGTGGGAGACACTGATCCAGAGCTTACCGGTAGAAAAGCTGGAAGAAATTGTTACGGATCAGCCCGGGGAGTATCAGGAACTGGAGCATTATCTGAGCAGATATCCTGAGGTATCACATGGCATTCTTCGCTTTTATGAGGATTCTATGTTTCCCATGTATAAGTGTTACCGTCTGGAGAAGGTCCTGGAAGATGCTTTGAAGGAAAAAGTCTGGTTGAAATCCGGTGCTTTTCTGGTTATCCAGCATACAGAAGCATTTATTGCCATAGATGTGAATTCCGGAAAAGCGGAAATGCATAGAAACCCCGAAGATATGCACCTTGGCATAAATCTGGAAGCGGTTCGCGAAATTGCATATCAACTGCGTCTGCGCCAGCTATCCGGTATTATTCTTATTGATTTTATCAATATGAAAAGCAGGGAACACAGACAGAAAGTGATACAGATGCTGGCAGAGTATCTGAAACAGGATCCGTCGCTGGCTGTTGTAGCCGATATGACGAAACTTCAGATTGTGGAAGTCACCAGACGAAAAACCAGGAAATGTTTGCAGGAGATTTTGTAGCTTTCCGAAAATGTTTTTTTGTGGTATGATGATACCAGGGTTAAAACAGGGGTCAAGAGTATTTACTTTAAGGAGGAATTTTATGCCGGACATAGCAATTGTAACCGACAGTAATAGTGGGATTACACAGGCAGAGGCAACAAAGCTTGGTATCGTTGTACTTCCGATGCCATTTTTTATTGATGAAAACATACATTTTGAGGGGATTGATCTGAGCCAGGCGGAGTTTTACGACTTTCTTAAACAAGAAGTTTCTGTCTCTACTTCCCAGCCATCGCCGGGAGATGTGATGGACCTGTGGCAGGACCTCCTGAAAGAGCATGAAGAAATTATCTATATTCCTATGTCCAGCGGCCTCTCCGCTTCCTGCGCAACATCCATGGCTCTGGCTGCAGATTTTGATAACCGTGTATTTGTAGTTGATAATAAACGAATATCCGTAACCCAGCGCCAGTCTGTTCTGGATGCCTTAAGTCTTGCCAAAGCAGGACGGACCGGGAAACAGATTAAAGAAACTTTAGAAAAGAATGCTATGGAGGCCAGTATCTATCTGATGGTTGATACTTTGCAATATCTGAAAAAAGGGGGACGTATCACTCCTGCGGCTGCTATGATCGGCACTGTGTTGAACCTGAAGCCGGTTCTGACCATCCAGGGAGACAAGCTGGATGCATATGCCAAGGTGAGGGGAGTCAGACAGGCCAGAAAAGTCATGCTGGAAGCTATGAAAAAAGATATGCAGAATCGATTTGCGGAGCCACTTTCAAAGGGGCACATGAGCATGCAGATTGCATACTCTTACGGCCAGGACGAGGCTGTAAAAGCCTGGCGTGCGGAGGTACAGGATGCTTTCCCGGATATGGAAATCAGCGAATCGCTGTTGGCTTTAAGTATCGTATGTCATACGGGACCGGGAATTCTGGCGGTTGCCTGTTCAAAAAAGCCTGCGATATAGAA
The window above is part of the Novisyntrophococcus fermenticellae genome. Proteins encoded here:
- a CDS encoding TIGR03936 family radical SAM-associated protein; this translates as MKVRVKFTKTGSMKFIGHLDIMRYFQKAVRRAKIDIAYSEGYSPHMIMSFAAPLGVGVTSEGEYFDMELRSAESSAEMERCMNEAMVEGMHIVSIHRIPEEKSSNAMALVAAADYFVTFREGKEFPEGWKDQLDDFLAQEEILCIKQTKKGEKEVDIRPWIYRMEIRGNGIFMKLSSGSVKNLKPEMVMQALSSYLGYQLEEYALMIHRIEIYANSVDETEDNLVSLERLGEEIE
- a CDS encoding ribonuclease E/G, which gives rise to MSKILITQMPYKNTTLHVAALSEKNRIVDLYVQKQGEEPLLGNIYVGKVERVAKDLKAAFVRISKEKVCFLPLKECRHPVYKMPGREGEPKGGDELLVQVSREALKEKLPSVSANLNFTGKYLVLTTGETGLGVSSKLGFNEKQRLKALLSPLKEEAIGIIVRTNAANASDEQIVAEYQELRKTCEKVLEYGISRTCFSCVKKALPQWETLIQSLPVEKLEEIVTDQPGEYQELEHYLSRYPEVSHGILRFYEDSMFPMYKCYRLEKVLEDALKEKVWLKSGAFLVIQHTEAFIAIDVNSGKAEMHRNPEDMHLGINLEAVREIAYQLRLRQLSGIILIDFINMKSREHRQKVIQMLAEYLKQDPSLAVVADMTKLQIVEVTRRKTRKCLQEIL
- a CDS encoding DegV family protein; the protein is MPDIAIVTDSNSGITQAEATKLGIVVLPMPFFIDENIHFEGIDLSQAEFYDFLKQEVSVSTSQPSPGDVMDLWQDLLKEHEEIIYIPMSSGLSASCATSMALAADFDNRVFVVDNKRISVTQRQSVLDALSLAKAGRTGKQIKETLEKNAMEASIYLMVDTLQYLKKGGRITPAAAMIGTVLNLKPVLTIQGDKLDAYAKVRGVRQARKVMLEAMKKDMQNRFAEPLSKGHMSMQIAYSYGQDEAVKAWRAEVQDAFPDMEISESLLALSIVCHTGPGILAVACSKKPAI